From Pelagicoccus albus, the proteins below share one genomic window:
- the uraD gene encoding 2-oxo-4-hydroxy-4-carboxy-5-ureidoimidazoline decarboxylase has translation MISLSELNNLNTSAYVDALESLYEYSPWVVERSAASRPFTSIKSMQATLEGVIYAASDEEQLNLLVSHPDLAAKIEEISKLTDFSQSEQSRAGFASLPQDTLVAFRATLGAYREKFSHPFILCVSEHSAQEAIPILEARLQSSPKSERMACLAQVGRIGWHRLIQLVKS, from the coding sequence ATGATTTCCCTAAGCGAACTCAACAATCTGAATACATCCGCCTACGTCGATGCCTTAGAGTCTCTCTACGAGTATTCGCCTTGGGTGGTCGAACGTTCCGCAGCGTCGCGTCCCTTCACCTCCATAAAATCGATGCAAGCCACCTTGGAGGGTGTGATCTATGCCGCTTCTGATGAGGAGCAATTGAATCTACTGGTGTCCCACCCGGACCTAGCCGCTAAGATTGAGGAGATCTCGAAGTTGACTGATTTCTCTCAGTCCGAGCAATCCAGAGCTGGATTCGCTTCTCTTCCCCAAGACACGCTTGTAGCGTTTCGTGCTACATTGGGCGCATATCGAGAGAAATTTTCGCACCCATTCATTCTCTGCGTCAGCGAGCACAGCGCCCAAGAGGCGATACCAATCCTAGAAGCCAGACTTCAATCATCGCCAAAATCCGAACGCATGGCCTGTCTCGCTCAAGTAGGTCGTATCGGTTGGCACCGCCTGATTCAACTAGTCAAATCATGA
- a CDS encoding queuosine precursor transporter, with translation MNRETKYLILFGFYVGFWGMLQSLTVKLVPLDLSSLGLGVLAFSYGSFVHALTFPCTDAVAEVWGAKRARLMVYMGTVVYIFCTVMLVIGVNLAPAEGWAHNEAYRAIFQGAPRIVAGSLVATIVAQLWDIYVFEWVKKKTGPKHLWLRNNLSTFGSQFLDTCIFYLVGFYGIIPTEILPGIILGSYLMKLLVAVIDTPIVYVIVAWIRSDEKKEALAAS, from the coding sequence ATGAATCGCGAAACGAAATACCTGATCCTCTTCGGCTTTTATGTCGGTTTTTGGGGGATGTTGCAGAGCTTGACTGTGAAACTAGTTCCACTCGACTTATCGAGTTTGGGCCTTGGGGTTTTGGCGTTTAGCTACGGCTCCTTTGTACACGCGTTGACCTTTCCTTGCACTGATGCGGTAGCCGAAGTTTGGGGAGCCAAGAGAGCTCGGTTGATGGTGTACATGGGAACAGTCGTTTACATATTCTGCACTGTCATGTTGGTCATCGGAGTGAATCTCGCTCCGGCAGAAGGTTGGGCGCATAATGAAGCCTACCGTGCTATCTTCCAAGGCGCCCCGCGTATTGTGGCAGGCTCTTTAGTTGCCACCATCGTGGCCCAGCTCTGGGACATCTACGTTTTTGAATGGGTGAAAAAGAAGACCGGCCCCAAGCATCTTTGGCTGCGAAACAATCTCTCCACCTTTGGTTCGCAGTTTCTGGATACCTGCATTTTTTATCTGGTTGGCTTCTACGGAATCATCCCGACCGAGATTTTGCCCGGCATTATTTTAGGCTCTTACCTGATGAAGCTTTTAGTCGCGGTCATCGATACGCCGATTGTGTACGTGATCGTTGCCTGGATACGGAGTGACGAGAAAAAAGAAGCGCTGGCTGCTTCTTGA
- a CDS encoding nucleoside deaminase: MTHEQMIAHLRSCNEIAMQAVKDGHHPFGAILIGPDDTEIILQQGNVDVVRHAESELSRAAHLKFEPDFLWQCTLVTTVEPCAMCAGTQYWANIGRLVFGIAETKLLELTGSDDRNPTLSVPSRSIMESGQKDIQVFGPFPELEDELAAPHKTFWA; the protein is encoded by the coding sequence ATGACTCATGAACAAATGATCGCCCACCTTCGGTCCTGCAACGAAATCGCCATGCAGGCAGTGAAAGACGGGCACCATCCTTTTGGAGCTATTTTGATCGGCCCGGACGATACTGAAATAATCCTCCAGCAAGGAAATGTAGACGTAGTTCGTCACGCAGAGAGCGAACTCTCCAGAGCTGCCCATCTCAAATTCGAGCCCGACTTTCTTTGGCAGTGCACGCTTGTAACTACGGTTGAGCCCTGTGCCATGTGCGCCGGCACGCAATATTGGGCAAATATCGGTCGTCTCGTTTTTGGAATCGCTGAGACCAAGCTTCTGGAGTTAACGGGATCCGACGATCGAAATCCAACCCTGTCCGTCCCATCTCGCAGCATTATGGAGTCCGGGCAAAAAGACATCCAAGTATTCGGACCGTTTCCAGAGCTTGAGGACGAACTCGCCGCTCCGCACAAGACTTTCTGGGCTTAG
- a CDS encoding amidohydrolase family protein, translating into MSSLLVENIDFLVLADKEQTVLSDAWILAKEGFIDSFGTGPSPVVEQSVTKLSGRGKILTPGFVNTHHHLYQNMARAYTPGNNLPLLPWLAHMNKLWKAFREDDLHACTRLGLAELMMSGATTIADHHYVFPEGAKDMTLAQFDAASLMGVRFQASRGSMNVKSDLISSWALQDEDAILADTESLIQSEHDSSHGSFRQIIVAPCAATSCSASLLEKSAELAKKYKVGLHTHCGETVAENDFSIEKFGMRPLAYLLDRGWDYDRVWLAHGIHFEDSELSQMAEYGIGVAHCPNANMRLGSGICRVPELIEKGIKVGVGVDGSASNDSGHMLAELRQAMYLARVKYGAEAMSALDTIDLGTWRAAELMGRRDIGKIESGMCADFALFPAEDLYSNGAENPVDALLICHAREVTDLVVGGEIRIRDHEFVDLDLAALRQEHHQRADRVREKAFI; encoded by the coding sequence GTGTCCTCTCTCCTAGTTGAAAACATAGATTTCCTTGTCCTCGCCGACAAAGAGCAAACGGTACTATCCGATGCCTGGATCCTGGCGAAGGAAGGGTTTATCGATTCCTTCGGCACAGGACCAAGCCCTGTAGTTGAACAAAGCGTAACCAAACTCTCAGGACGTGGTAAGATCCTGACTCCCGGCTTTGTAAATACCCATCACCATCTCTACCAGAATATGGCTCGGGCTTACACTCCGGGTAACAACTTGCCCTTGCTTCCATGGCTTGCTCACATGAATAAGCTCTGGAAGGCATTTCGCGAAGACGATTTGCACGCCTGTACTCGATTGGGCCTAGCGGAACTGATGATGAGTGGAGCTACAACCATAGCCGACCATCATTACGTTTTTCCTGAAGGTGCTAAGGATATGACCTTGGCGCAATTCGACGCGGCAAGCCTAATGGGTGTTCGCTTTCAGGCGAGTCGCGGTTCAATGAACGTAAAATCGGACCTGATTTCGAGCTGGGCCCTGCAGGACGAGGACGCGATTTTAGCGGATACCGAATCCTTAATCCAAAGCGAACACGACTCCAGCCACGGAAGCTTTCGGCAAATCATAGTCGCTCCCTGCGCAGCGACTTCCTGCTCTGCCAGCCTACTCGAGAAAAGCGCTGAGCTCGCCAAGAAATACAAGGTCGGACTCCATACCCACTGCGGCGAAACCGTGGCAGAAAACGATTTCTCTATCGAGAAGTTTGGCATGCGACCGCTCGCATACCTTCTGGATCGAGGATGGGACTACGACCGTGTTTGGCTGGCTCACGGAATTCACTTCGAAGATTCCGAGTTGTCGCAAATGGCTGAATACGGAATAGGCGTAGCCCACTGTCCGAACGCCAATATGCGTTTGGGCTCTGGCATCTGCCGCGTTCCGGAATTAATTGAAAAAGGTATCAAGGTTGGTGTTGGCGTGGACGGTAGCGCATCCAATGACTCCGGACACATGCTCGCCGAACTCCGCCAAGCGATGTACCTCGCCCGAGTGAAATACGGAGCGGAGGCGATGAGCGCTCTCGATACCATCGATCTCGGAACCTGGCGAGCGGCTGAACTGATGGGCCGTCGAGACATCGGGAAGATAGAGTCCGGTATGTGCGCAGATTTCGCACTCTTCCCGGCAGAGGACCTCTACTCGAACGGAGCGGAAAATCCGGTAGATGCCTTGCTTATATGCCACGCCCGAGAAGTTACGGATTTAGTAGTCGGAGGTGAGATACGGATTAGAGACCACGAATTTGTCGACTTAGATCTAGCCGCCCTACGTCAAGAGCACCATCAGCGTGCAGATCGCGTTCGAGAGAAAGCCTTCATTTAA
- a CDS encoding cupin domain-containing protein, whose translation MQIVTISDCPDYTAPDFAVAKEFMSPRMSGLKNLSIAEITIPPGVTVKKHYHLESEEVYQVIAGSGMMFIDGETEMLKPGQAVSIKVGQWHSIANENESPLVMIVTCAPAWSAEDQVFEEEEQQPE comes from the coding sequence ATGCAGATCGTAACCATATCAGATTGCCCAGACTATACCGCTCCCGATTTCGCAGTGGCCAAGGAATTCATGTCCCCTCGCATGTCGGGCCTCAAGAATCTCAGTATCGCTGAAATCACCATTCCCCCCGGAGTGACCGTTAAGAAGCACTACCACTTAGAAAGCGAGGAGGTTTACCAGGTCATCGCGGGCTCAGGGATGATGTTTATTGACGGGGAGACTGAAATGTTGAAGCCGGGACAAGCCGTATCCATCAAAGTGGGACAATGGCATAGCATTGCGAACGAAAACGAGTCGCCTCTGGTTATGATCGTGACATGTGCCCCCGCTTGGTCCGCGGAAGATCAGGTATTTGAAGAGGAGGAGCAGCAACCCGAGTGA
- a CDS encoding pyridoxal-phosphate-dependent aminotransferase family protein — MKIDPLLKQINPPPRLMMGPGPVNADPRVQRAMSADLLGQYDPAMTEYMNELMALYRVVFQTSNHWTFVIDGTSRAAIESSLVSLIEPGDKVLVPVFGRFGHLLTEIASRCGAEVISISKEWGQVFSPEEIAEALDKYQPKVLAICQGDTSTTMNQPLEAIGKLCAERGVLSYVDATASIGGNELLIGDWEIDICTAGLQKCLGGPSGSGPITISDKAAEHIQNRWHVEKGIEPAGFVPGKLSRIQSNYFDLAMVMAYWSPQRLNHHTEATSMLYCARECARCIVEEGLENVLARHTLGSKAMVAGLQVMGLKLFGNLDYKMSNVTGVYIPEVVDGEAVRRDMLHYFGVEIGTSFGPLHGKIWRIGAMGYNARKDAILRTLNALSSCLRLHGYKAPGDDPALAALEIFKQAEAAPAEIEISPVSKTS, encoded by the coding sequence ATGAAGATCGACCCTTTACTTAAGCAGATCAATCCGCCTCCTCGCCTCATGATGGGTCCGGGTCCGGTAAACGCGGATCCGCGTGTTCAGCGTGCCATGTCCGCCGACTTGTTGGGACAATACGATCCCGCCATGACCGAGTACATGAATGAGTTGATGGCTTTGTATCGGGTCGTATTTCAAACCAGCAACCACTGGACCTTCGTAATCGATGGTACCAGCAGAGCTGCCATTGAGAGTTCGCTCGTTTCTCTGATAGAGCCAGGCGACAAAGTTTTGGTACCCGTCTTCGGGCGATTCGGACACCTCCTCACTGAGATCGCCTCTCGCTGCGGAGCTGAGGTCATTTCCATATCCAAGGAATGGGGACAGGTATTTAGCCCAGAAGAGATAGCGGAGGCTCTCGACAAATACCAACCCAAGGTGCTCGCGATCTGCCAAGGCGATACTTCTACTACCATGAACCAACCTCTCGAGGCGATCGGCAAGCTGTGCGCCGAGAGAGGCGTTTTGAGCTACGTAGACGCCACTGCCTCCATCGGTGGGAACGAGCTTTTGATCGGAGACTGGGAAATAGATATCTGTACCGCAGGACTTCAAAAGTGTCTAGGGGGGCCGTCCGGTTCAGGCCCAATTACGATTTCCGACAAGGCAGCAGAGCACATCCAAAATCGTTGGCATGTTGAAAAAGGAATTGAGCCTGCCGGCTTCGTACCCGGGAAGCTCTCGCGCATCCAAAGCAATTACTTCGACCTCGCCATGGTGATGGCCTACTGGAGCCCGCAACGGCTCAATCACCATACTGAGGCGACAAGCATGCTCTACTGTGCCAGGGAATGCGCTCGCTGCATCGTGGAGGAAGGGCTGGAGAATGTCCTTGCTCGTCACACACTAGGCAGCAAAGCCATGGTTGCTGGCCTGCAAGTCATGGGACTGAAGCTGTTCGGCAATCTGGACTACAAAATGTCCAACGTGACCGGTGTCTATATCCCAGAAGTAGTCGACGGAGAAGCAGTACGCCGCGATATGCTGCATTACTTCGGTGTCGAGATCGGTACCTCCTTTGGTCCGCTGCACGGCAAGATCTGGCGTATTGGCGCCATGGGTTACAACGCCCGCAAGGACGCCATTCTGAGAACCTTAAACGCTCTATCGTCCTGCCTACGCCTTCATGGATACAAGGCACCAGGAGACGATCCAGCGCTCGCCGCTCTCGAGATTTTCAAACAAGCCGAGGCCGCTCCGGCTGAGATCGAAATTTCCCCCGTCAGCAAAACCTCTTAA
- a CDS encoding EamA family transporter, translating into MNPTLARERQTGILLVSAAGVCWGFHGVLIKFAYQLGASFMEVLLAETAVATLAYLIMASRASSLLSLPKELTDWIWLTIAGIASIGVGSFLFLSFSLGPVAIGATLLFLYLPQVYLHTILVAKQPANWLGIASIVLLLIGAGITTDAINVFSGNVSSAPILAGAAASVCYAAIFILTPKLSVASSATFNSLFLAASSAIGSLIILAVVPATRSEASINLIQFAAIAFVLGIIGQMLPVLAMMKGIPLAGSSLSGVLASIELPVAVVSSALLLGESVTPGRAIGVALVFLGIIFFNLSNRTET; encoded by the coding sequence GTGAATCCGACTCTCGCCAGAGAACGACAAACGGGAATTCTCCTGGTAAGCGCAGCGGGCGTTTGCTGGGGCTTCCATGGGGTGCTGATTAAGTTCGCCTACCAATTGGGAGCTTCCTTTATGGAAGTCTTACTCGCCGAGACAGCAGTGGCCACTCTCGCCTATTTGATAATGGCGAGCCGTGCATCGAGTTTGTTGTCTTTGCCTAAAGAATTAACTGACTGGATCTGGCTCACGATAGCTGGAATTGCCTCCATCGGAGTGGGAAGTTTTCTCTTTCTCTCCTTTAGTCTGGGTCCAGTAGCAATAGGTGCCACCTTGCTATTCCTCTACCTCCCACAAGTCTACTTGCACACCATACTTGTAGCGAAGCAACCCGCGAACTGGCTCGGTATCGCATCAATCGTCCTCCTGCTAATCGGAGCAGGCATCACAACCGATGCTATCAACGTGTTCAGCGGGAATGTCTCCAGCGCTCCGATCTTAGCCGGAGCGGCAGCTTCTGTGTGCTACGCCGCCATCTTCATACTCACGCCCAAGCTGAGCGTAGCGTCCTCCGCCACCTTTAATTCTCTTTTCTTGGCCGCATCCAGCGCTATTGGCAGTTTAATCATTCTCGCAGTTGTACCCGCGACTCGCAGCGAAGCCTCCATCAACCTAATTCAATTCGCCGCTATTGCCTTCGTATTAGGAATCATCGGACAGATGCTACCTGTTTTAGCCATGATGAAAGGCATTCCTCTAGCAGGTTCGAGTTTATCCGGGGTCCTCGCTTCAATCGAACTCCCTGTGGCTGTAGTCTCCTCCGCCTTGCTACTAGGAGAATCAGTAACACCAGGCAGAGCTATAGGAGTAGCCCTCGTGTTCCTCGGCATAATATTCTTCAATTTAAGCAATCGAACAGAAACATGA
- the allB gene encoding allantoinase AllB, with amino-acid sequence MHDLVIRGARIFEDGQWIEKDIGIDDGKFASFQAESGRETLDAQGRFLLPGGIDLHVHFNEPGRTHWEGFATGSLAAAAGGNTFLCEMPLNSIPSTVSARDLQTKLDAINGKSLLDYALWGGLVPGNVSEIAGLHEAGVAGFKAFMSPSGTDDFINSDTQTLKAGMKEIAKTGKILAIHAEDPATLTSASDGLSSKLTALDWEKSRPVEAEINAVKIAIDLAAESGCRIHIVHVSAPEVLEVIAKAKMQGVDITCETCPHYLLLTIEQADQIGPHAKCAPPLRPRHTVNGLWQAIRMGMVDTIGSDHSPAPPDLKSGKTFYDAWGGISGVQHGLPLLWQKAASDPELFQRLLDLSSKNAGELIGLHGKGSIKAGYDADFTLVAEYGACSSITEAELLYRHKTSAYCGMDLGLKVEETWQAGRCVYKDGAGMGDPKGAFIKF; translated from the coding sequence ATGCATGACCTAGTAATAAGAGGAGCTCGGATTTTTGAAGACGGCCAATGGATCGAAAAAGACATAGGAATCGACGATGGCAAATTCGCGAGTTTCCAAGCTGAGAGCGGCCGCGAAACTCTCGACGCCCAAGGTCGTTTTCTCCTGCCTGGAGGAATAGATCTCCATGTCCATTTCAATGAGCCTGGCCGCACGCACTGGGAAGGCTTCGCCACGGGTTCTCTTGCCGCCGCTGCGGGAGGAAATACCTTCTTGTGCGAAATGCCCCTAAACAGCATCCCGTCCACTGTATCCGCCAGGGACCTTCAAACCAAGCTCGATGCGATCAATGGGAAATCCTTGCTCGACTACGCTCTCTGGGGCGGGTTGGTTCCGGGAAACGTTTCGGAAATAGCCGGACTTCATGAGGCCGGTGTGGCTGGTTTCAAAGCGTTCATGTCCCCTTCCGGGACTGACGATTTCATTAACAGTGACACGCAGACGTTGAAGGCCGGAATGAAGGAAATCGCCAAGACCGGCAAGATTTTGGCGATACATGCCGAAGACCCAGCGACTTTGACTAGCGCCTCGGATGGACTTTCCTCAAAGCTCACTGCTCTGGATTGGGAAAAATCCCGCCCCGTCGAGGCCGAGATCAACGCAGTAAAAATAGCGATCGACCTAGCTGCTGAATCCGGTTGTCGAATACATATCGTTCATGTCAGCGCTCCCGAAGTCCTCGAAGTCATAGCCAAGGCTAAAATGCAGGGAGTCGACATCACCTGCGAAACTTGCCCTCACTACCTTTTGCTAACCATCGAGCAAGCCGACCAAATCGGCCCTCACGCGAAATGTGCGCCACCGCTTCGCCCTAGGCACACAGTCAACGGCCTTTGGCAGGCGATCCGTATGGGTATGGTTGATACGATTGGCTCCGACCATTCCCCTGCTCCTCCAGACCTAAAGTCAGGAAAAACGTTCTACGATGCTTGGGGCGGAATCAGCGGAGTTCAACATGGGCTTCCTCTCCTCTGGCAAAAGGCAGCTTCCGATCCCGAACTCTTTCAAAGGCTGCTCGATTTGTCCTCTAAAAATGCGGGCGAGTTGATCGGACTACATGGGAAAGGAAGTATCAAAGCCGGCTACGACGCCGACTTTACCTTAGTTGCCGAGTATGGGGCCTGTTCATCAATTACAGAAGCTGAGCTCCTCTATCGTCACAAAACGAGTGCCTACTGCGGTATGGATCTGGGTCTAAAAGTCGAGGAAACCTGGCAAGCAGGACGTTGCGTCTATAAAGACGGGGCGGGCATGGGAGATCCTAAGGGTGCTTTCATAAAATTCTGA
- a CDS encoding urate hydroxylase PuuD, translated as MNTDLIDFFNITLRFTHIVAAIMWIGNSLLFTWMELNLLKRDDDKNLIGYMDMLHGGGVFHLQKRVLKPDTIPTPLHWFYWQSYTTWISGFFLLITYFFTRADTLMLDPSKTDMGSTGAILISLAGIFGGWIAYDLYWRSPLQKFLKTGAVVWIFLVILYAIGLNSVFNGRAMFLQVGMTLGSFMTANVFFHIIPNQRKFMKALREGKEHNLNVGKAAKFRSLSNHYITFPVIFLMLSGHYPVLYGSDNRVIILSIIIGSLIIIKHMMNKRNTFKPWLAVFFLTAIGGTAAIVAAIKLPTSDKPEIVDPQVAAGEEAFSLLGCTACHQAADTSIAPGLAGLFGKERELADGTVVTVDEAYIRESILVAPAKVAKGFAPAMPLYQGVIPDTQVDQLVAYLKQF; from the coding sequence ATGAATACGGACCTTATTGATTTCTTCAACATAACGCTTCGCTTCACGCATATCGTGGCTGCCATCATGTGGATCGGCAATTCCCTGCTCTTCACTTGGATGGAGCTCAATCTCCTAAAGCGAGATGACGACAAGAACCTGATCGGCTACATGGACATGCTCCATGGCGGCGGAGTCTTCCACCTACAGAAACGTGTCCTAAAACCGGATACGATTCCGACACCGCTTCACTGGTTTTACTGGCAAAGTTATACCACTTGGATTTCAGGCTTTTTCCTTCTCATCACATACTTCTTCACACGAGCTGACACCCTCATGCTCGACCCGTCCAAGACGGATATGGGCTCGACTGGAGCGATCCTAATTAGCCTAGCGGGTATCTTCGGAGGCTGGATCGCCTACGACCTATACTGGAGAAGTCCGCTTCAGAAATTTCTAAAAACAGGGGCCGTCGTTTGGATCTTTCTCGTGATCCTCTACGCGATTGGTTTGAACTCCGTTTTCAATGGTAGAGCCATGTTCCTGCAGGTGGGAATGACTCTCGGTTCATTCATGACTGCGAACGTGTTCTTCCACATCATTCCGAATCAGAGGAAGTTCATGAAGGCTCTGCGTGAAGGGAAGGAACACAATCTCAACGTTGGGAAAGCGGCCAAATTCAGGTCCTTGTCGAATCACTACATCACCTTCCCAGTCATCTTCCTCATGTTGAGCGGACACTACCCGGTCCTCTACGGAAGTGATAATCGAGTCATTATCCTCAGTATCATCATAGGCTCTTTGATCATCATCAAACACATGATGAATAAGCGGAACACCTTTAAACCATGGCTAGCAGTGTTCTTCTTAACTGCCATCGGCGGAACAGCAGCCATCGTGGCTGCCATCAAACTACCCACCAGCGACAAACCTGAAATAGTTGATCCGCAGGTCGCGGCGGGAGAGGAAGCATTTAGCCTCCTAGGCTGTACCGCATGTCACCAAGCTGCAGATACAAGTATCGCACCAGGGCTCGCAGGCCTGTTCGGAAAAGAACGAGAACTCGCAGACGGAACCGTGGTAACGGTCGATGAAGCCTACATTCGCGAATCTATCCTAGTGGCACCCGCTAAGGTTGCTAAAGGCTTCGCACCTGCCATGCCACTCTATCAAGGCGTCATACCTGACACCCAGGTCGACCAGCTCGTGGCCTACCTGAAACAGTTTTAG
- the uraH gene encoding hydroxyisourate hydrolase, with product MTAKLSTHVLDNHQGKPASGVPWILESKDDFGMWRQIGSGVTNSNGRTDSPLLSGDALQTGRYRIVFNIKDYYLALGVPLSDPPFLDEIPLEVNLISGESYHVPLVMTPWSYSTYRGS from the coding sequence ATGACCGCTAAACTCAGTACTCACGTCCTCGACAATCATCAAGGCAAGCCAGCATCGGGTGTTCCCTGGATCTTAGAGTCTAAGGACGACTTTGGCATGTGGCGGCAAATCGGATCTGGCGTAACGAACTCCAACGGCAGAACCGACAGCCCATTGCTAAGCGGAGATGCCTTGCAAACCGGTCGCTACCGAATCGTCTTTAACATCAAAGACTACTACCTTGCCCTCGGAGTCCCTCTTTCCGATCCTCCCTTCCTTGACGAAATACCATTGGAAGTGAACCTGATTAGCGGAGAAAGCTATCACGTTCCGCTCGTGATGACTCCATGGAGCTACTCAACCTATCGGGGAAGCTAA
- a CDS encoding hydantoinase/carbamoylase family amidase yields the protein MKRDPRKVIFSKLLDRIDILGTISSDPQQLTRIFLSKEMDIASKLLQSWMNNAGLVASVDPMQNVIGSWPTDKAQSPSLHLGSHYDTVINAGKYDGPLGVLLSIAAVEILMLEGYSPKHHINVLAFCDEEGVRFTSTFLGSSYFCGTFDTSFLKHCDSDGQTMRSLLEKRGMDTKSINQDKPLIGPDDIFMEAHIEQGPILEKLDLPTGVVSGIAAQMRIQVTITGETGHAGTTPIQQRKDALTTTAEMILAVEKVFAKNPNSRGTVGHIQNYPNATNAIPGKVEFVIDLRHPVTAGLNHMKDQLFSDLDAIAKRRDIGYKSEVLQFVESITCDHDVQRALSSAVAKNQDKVTTFTSGAGHDTLKIAQTCRTGMLFIRCKDGLSHHPDEYASPEDIEAALYTWVDAIRELDQNFPDKS from the coding sequence GTGAAACGAGATCCGAGAAAAGTCATTTTCAGCAAACTGCTCGATCGTATCGACATATTGGGCACGATTAGTTCGGACCCACAGCAGCTAACCAGAATATTTCTCTCCAAGGAGATGGATATCGCATCCAAGCTACTGCAGTCATGGATGAACAACGCCGGCCTGGTCGCTTCAGTGGATCCTATGCAAAACGTTATCGGATCATGGCCCACCGATAAGGCTCAGTCGCCTTCCCTACACCTCGGGTCGCACTACGATACAGTCATCAATGCTGGCAAATACGATGGCCCTTTGGGAGTTCTGCTCTCGATCGCCGCGGTTGAAATCCTAATGCTGGAAGGGTATTCGCCAAAACACCACATCAACGTGCTAGCCTTTTGCGACGAAGAGGGAGTCCGTTTCACATCGACGTTTTTGGGCAGCTCATACTTCTGTGGCACCTTCGACACCTCTTTTCTGAAACACTGCGATAGCGATGGCCAAACCATGCGCTCGCTACTGGAAAAGCGGGGAATGGACACCAAATCCATAAACCAAGATAAGCCCTTGATCGGCCCGGATGATATTTTCATGGAGGCCCATATAGAACAAGGTCCCATTCTCGAGAAGTTAGACCTTCCAACAGGAGTCGTTTCGGGAATCGCAGCACAGATGCGTATTCAGGTAACGATCACAGGTGAAACAGGTCACGCTGGAACCACACCGATTCAGCAACGAAAAGATGCCCTGACCACTACCGCAGAGATGATTCTTGCTGTGGAAAAAGTCTTTGCGAAGAACCCGAATTCCAGAGGGACAGTCGGCCACATTCAGAATTATCCAAATGCCACCAACGCGATTCCGGGAAAAGTCGAATTCGTTATCGATCTACGACATCCCGTTACCGCTGGTTTGAACCATATGAAAGACCAGCTATTCAGCGATTTGGATGCCATCGCCAAACGCCGAGATATTGGATACAAATCGGAAGTACTCCAATTCGTCGAGTCGATCACCTGCGATCATGACGTTCAAAGAGCTCTCTCGAGTGCCGTAGCCAAAAACCAAGACAAAGTCACGACCTTCACAAGCGGGGCCGGGCACGATACCCTAAAGATCGCCCAGACCTGCCGGACAGGAATGCTGTTCATTCGCTGCAAGGACGGACTTAGCCACCATCCCGATGAATACGCGTCGCCAGAGGATATAGAAGCGGCTCTCTACACTTGGGTGGATGCTATTCGAGAACTCGATCAAAACTTTCCGGATAAATCGTAA